The DNA region ttacgctcagaatctgaaaaaaatgaacatgttgaaaataataatatatgttatgtttGAAGTGGGaatacgttaaaataaaaaaagtaagaagAAAATACGATTACAAAAAACGTCATTATAAATCTAAGAGATTCAATCTCATTCCGTTCCACTCAAAAAGAATTAAGTTTTTACTTGaatgcgcatattattattgttatgcgtTAGGACGTTATAATGGtgcggttattattattttaatgaaactacACGTGGTCGGCGCACGTGGTTTGTTATAAAtagggataataatattatatattttaaactaccaGAGACTTTATAGACGGTTCTATTTCGGGTGGAAAATCAAGAGAAATCGCAGCAACGGCGATGACgatggtaataattaatttattctaacGGTGAAGtctaaaatattacctactcaGCGGTGCGTGTGGTATCAGGTGTCGAATGTCATCTACTACTACTCTaatactactattactactgTATACTTCTATtcctactactactactactactactacttctaATTGCTACTATTATTTCTacttattactactactacccTTATTTTCACCCTCTCGTGCGCGTGCGCGTGTGTGGAATATGTTTATGTGCATAGGATTTAACAGTTTCCGACGTGCTGCGTTTAATTTGATGATGCCTGGCGGCAAATGCTCGTTAGCATCGAAGAACCAAACCATGTGCACGTCGAGTGCGTAAGGGTGGGTGTACGGCACAGGGGTTGTCCTATATACCTTGGTGTTTGTCTCTCTCTTTCACACgcatacaaacacacacacacacacacacacacacacacacagcaaATGGAGCTACATTTCGTAAGACATGCGCCATAGGTACTACAGTAGTACTAGTCCCCTGCACAATTCGCTTGCCTTCGGATGACAATTTTTCATTGAtgaacggtaaaaaaaaaaacaagacgaAAAGTACCGGTGGTAATCCGTAAACGAGAGATACGCGTCGTCCTACGGTATTAGTGTACCCATAACAAATACGTATTCGCCCGAATGTACCGAACGTCGAGCACGGTACGAACGGACGAGAAGGGTGGCGGCGAAAAGGTGTGCGCCGCGTGGCGCAAAGGTGTGGGTATACCTACGCGATATCGCGACAAATGTTCAAACTTTGTTGGGAAAACATCTGAAACTCGTCATTCTCGCCACCCCGCGGGCAGAACGCAAGTCGTGTTTACGTTAATCGCGTGGAGTTTAGAGCCGCTATATATAGACGTTTAAGTAATCCCCGATTGTGCGAGGGGATTTGCATGTGTCATGTATACAAAATGCGCGATCCGCTGTTTCGGGAGCCgtgaaattattttgtgaatacCTCTGAAAGTTGCGactagtattaattttataaatttaccattttttcttgttgtttttttattctagaGCCTGTGATTCGAAACGCTCTGAActcgtgtacctatattatatatacacacttaTTAAGCGATATCCAGCTGTTTGGTGGTGAAAGTCTAATTTCCCTGAGCcagtttacattatatttgacTGTGGtaggtacaaatttttttgtatacttctaaaagttataatttcaaatttagtattatatttcattcCTGAGTTATACCTAAATCATCATTGTACcgtttgtattaaatatgtggcatacaattaatagatataGCAGTCAGCAGATAATTTAGAATGTGTTTCTTTTAtctctaaatttttaattatatcttaattgtgttgtatgaatattatgatgcaGAAAGTTGGTAAACACTTCAATTGAAAGTTAATCAgacgcaataaaaaaaaattatcagaggAAACATACTACATTATAGACATTTAGTAGATATATAAAACGTTCGTGTTgtgattacaataaaaatttttgtcATTACATTAATTATGCTACTactgtatatctatattatgtgcagcacgattaattataatattatagtcaccaACCATCATCTAAATtcgttgtattgttatttttacccTAATGATGATATACCCGAACGTAATTTCTGTATTAAACCGGTAGTTTCAAATgttgtaaacaatattaccgaccatatataatgttttttttcaccaatattattttgaaactagtaatacctacatagtacCTTTTTTGCAAACTCtttgattatttgtaattttagatcACTACGGAGAACAGCATTTTCAAGGTGCCGCGGAGCAACTACACAGGGCACTTTACACGTGAAAGTAAAAGTGTAGGAATTAGTCAAGGGTATTGTGGGTCCTTAACTCATCTAAAACTATTCCATTAAAAGCGTTCTAAAAACGATCAAACGAGAACTTGCAAATTCATGGAATTTCGTTTCTGGCATACCCTCCAAAATACGCACAAGTACNNNNNNNNNNNNNNNNNNNNNNNNNNNNNNNNNNNNNNNNNNNNNNNNNNTATATATATGTTAATTCGTAAAACCGTAATTAAACaggtaaatctaatttttaattttttaaggaaATGTTACTTTGGATTTGTTGTCTCCTAAAAAACTAAGAAACCGATATTTATGTGAAAATCACTTTCAAAATAAGTGTTTTACCAACCCTAATGACAAATCTCGTCTGAATTATGGTGCTTTACCAAAAAAGTATACAACGGTCACCGGCAAgggaattttttaaaaatttgtttttatttaaatataaacagtaGACATCGTTATATTGaggttcaaattattttgaagttaattaatttaaaaatatttgtattatcacattgtaaatatatttaataaaaaatatagtattttgaaTGATTTAATAACGATCNNNNNNNNNNNNNNNNNNNNNNNNNNNNNNNNNNNNNNNNNNNNNNNNNNNNNNNNNNNNNNNNNNNNNNNNNNNNNNNNNNNNNNNNNNNNNNNNNNNNAACGACATAATTACTTGATGTTAGTGcgttaaaatattcttaatttttaattcccaATAAATGATTCTACGATATTTAAAAgagttattattctatattttgtattaataaatatttataaatattatataatttttttttttataaagacgatgttgataaaaataacgTGATTATCAAAACAACCCATTCTTCATCTTCATATTATACACCACGAAAGTTATTTACTAGGACAGGTAATTGTTTGAATAGATTTTGTTACTTAGTTTTGTTTTGCTATCTTTTAAAActtcatagtaaaatatattaaacattttgatattgTTGCTACTGACGCAAAGTGGTTGAAACGCTATTTTAGCGGCTCAAAAGtcacatttcaaaataaatttaaaaaaaaaaataaaaatgtaaaaaggcgggtaagtcgtggatgtcgctctgctgtacagtaggttacaagtgggttactgtaatggatggaattaaatttgaatccaatgatattatatcattgtatacgaaaaacgattctgaacggagatgatttgtcagtctaggatatattatttttaaagaaaaacttatggagaaccttgtaccaaattttaaaaacttagttataaaagaaaaaaattttacgatttttcaaccacaaaattacttgcaaattttcgcaattttgacatatttcgtataaatttaaactttaagcacttataaaaaaaaattgtgactaacgattttggatttttttttatcactgtgagaacaacttataagaaaccttgtattaaattttcaaagttttctatccaaccaaaaattttttatcgttattttaataaaaaatacttagaaaaattgaaaatttcatttgtctataaatagctcaaaaaaagtcgaaacactttgaaaatttaaccctgtatagacaacgctaatataaacatctgttgcaaatttcaagtgcttacaataattattttttgagttacagtaaaattaagttttcgtttttgtcaaaaattggttttgcgtaaaaattcgcgtttttccgttatttttttaaggtttttcctgccgcttttgaaaagtattgggaaattttcacttttgaccccccaaagtaccaactagattcactttcctttcagaaaaggtacaacttttgaaaatcgaagcatttttactgctccaaaagttgtcgtcagacacaaaaaaaaaaaaaaaaaaaaacacacatcattgtaaaatcaatacattcatcacttcgttcagaatgtAAATACTTTATTAGTATAAGTTCCTTgagtcaaatataaaatttctgAATCATCGTTTATTTTTAACCTGTTTAACcttgtatataactatataaatgtggaAGTTGTAAGTCTTATGACGTTTTTctcgttattttaaattaaattacattaattttaaagaggATGATTTCTGTACGCAATAATTGATGCGAAACCATGGacgtgaaaaaaattacttttccaAAATCCTGGAACTTcctttattttatgtgtacacCAGATTTAGGGTaaaatttagtaggtaattattatgtacacgataaaaaaaaaatctcaaaatcttaaattttagattctgagtggaacgatgaatgtattgattttacaatgatgtgtgtgttttttttttatttttttatttttaatttttgtgtctgtcatcacggtttggggcagtaaaactgcttcgattttcaccaacagtatcttgtttgatgggaaagtgaatctagttggtgcattcgggaggtcaaaatttgaaatttccaatagttttcaaaagcgccgtgaaaaacaaaagaaaaattaaggaaaaacaggaatttttacacaaaatctttttttcgagaaaattgattttggtttttggtgtaagattaaaacaaatgaccgtagatacatgaaattgtcactagttgtttatatttccattttttctacatgataaaattttcaaaatattttgatttgttttgaactgtttaggaacgttttcagtttctaatattattagtttttttctctatgaatgtcaataaaactttatttgtt from Acyrthosiphon pisum isolate AL4f unplaced genomic scaffold, pea_aphid_22Mar2018_4r6ur Scaffold_20774;HRSCAF=22095, whole genome shotgun sequence includes:
- the LOC115034712 gene encoding uncharacterized protein LOC115034712; the encoded protein is MRRQVPELYANTHASLGSVCTQYLYTYTPYYNTGAACRKSEPMTSEWSDRGLNEPVIRNALNSCTYIIYTHLLSDIQLFGGESLISLSQFTLYLTVITTENSIFKVPRSNYTGHFTRESKSVGISQGYCGSLTHLKLFH